The Desulfotignum phosphitoxidans DSM 13687 genome has a window encoding:
- a CDS encoding PAS domain S-box protein, whose product MIVSMPEFQENNSLISGKPQAYEPADLCDFLRGRSPWHYDSLPMGYLTLDKRGRIVDINRVAAGILGFCKKELMGKDFFTLLDPEDLKIMEKNEYGLQDMKSASQINLRIRTVSGRTWIKAFAMETDLSDHQALSLIFTDITTQKQTEKELGWQLRVTREMDAITEAITQQDPDYSRISRIVLTAAADLTQSANAFMARISETSRSTVQLGFEQVYPEKCGLASLTLTLSPDGRDGIHASLGKAVNTGKPIFTIQPPKDSPAPGFLLGHIPIHSVLAVPLPVNHRPRKLLILANPATPYSQEMVKMVTRLAKLYSIALKLELSG is encoded by the coding sequence TTGATTGTCAGCATGCCGGAATTTCAGGAAAACAATTCACTGATCAGCGGAAAGCCACAGGCATATGAACCAGCAGATTTGTGTGATTTTCTCAGGGGCCGCAGCCCATGGCATTACGATTCTCTTCCCATGGGGTATCTCACCCTGGACAAAAGAGGAAGGATTGTGGATATCAACCGGGTGGCAGCCGGGATACTGGGTTTTTGCAAAAAAGAGTTGATGGGCAAAGATTTTTTCACCCTGCTGGACCCTGAAGACCTGAAAATCATGGAAAAAAACGAGTACGGTCTTCAGGATATGAAGAGCGCTTCACAGATAAATTTGCGCATCCGGACAGTCAGCGGCAGAACCTGGATCAAGGCATTTGCGATGGAAACTGATTTATCAGATCACCAGGCACTGTCCCTGATTTTCACAGACATTACCACCCAGAAACAGACGGAAAAAGAACTGGGCTGGCAACTGCGTGTGACCCGGGAAATGGATGCCATCACAGAGGCCATCACCCAGCAAGACCCGGATTACAGCCGGATCTCCCGGATCGTTTTGACCGCTGCCGCCGACCTGACACAAAGCGCCAACGCATTCATGGCCAGGATTTCCGAAACCTCTCGTTCGACCGTGCAACTGGGTTTCGAACAAGTCTATCCGGAAAAATGCGGTCTTGCGTCTTTGACTTTGACCCTGTCCCCGGACGGCAGGGACGGCATTCACGCCTCTCTGGGAAAAGCCGTCAACACGGGAAAGCCGATTTTCACCATTCAGCCGCCGAAAGATTCCCCCGCACCCGGATTCCTTTTGGGCCATATTCCGATACACAGCGTTCTGGCGGTTCCGTTGCCAGTCAACCACCGACCCCGAAAGTTGCTGATCCTTGCCAATCCGGCAACCCCTTATTCACAGGAGATGGTCAAAATGGTCACACGGCTGGCAAAGCTCTATTCCATTGCGTTGAAACTGGAATTGTCCGGATAA
- a CDS encoding ABC transporter permease, protein MVSRVLIRISLRHSRRHLLRTLLLIFGIAMGVAGVVAIDIAKTSVEKSFDLSTTALVSRSTHQILGADLDIPQTTFTMIRTRLGIHASAPVISRHVTIPELEDRVLTLMGVDPFSETHFRTLPLASENRDLSNVMTGSSGVFLAQTLGDTFGLKIGSPLTISMGDRQITVTLAGFLEGRDKRSNLILEGLMVTDISVAQEILDMKENITRIDLILPSRDTAAEIRNHLEKGLFLVETDQQNQAVRSLSRSFENSLTAFSMLALFMGIFLIYNTVSFSVSRRHRLHAILRALGTTRNEVFFTVMAEVMLYAVIGAVSGVVLGILMGTAAVQAVTATVSEMYFTLTVGQTQITGATLAKGLVAGVLTSLIAGLFPALAAAGTRPVSLMHKSVSEYRFQRMIPGLFILGLIILTAAGLLMKAGHDHAGYDFSGLFMIFFGAALLTPLIIRMLVRALLAAGSRVLGIMIKMALRNITRSLRQTSVLMASLMVVTSVYIGIGVMTGSFRQSIVQWVDDHIGGHVHVSSADERNPSLDPALVEKIKSLPEVAAVSAYNIHPVFSRAAGKVHLFSYQSNQSKNRWSWTAAPEPELDALLEKGWIFVSEIFARQHQVEPEQGAAVVLETRQGPVSFQIAGIFRDFFMGGGRVVMSRETMARFWGHDDITAMQLFLENEISVNPVINTIKQMIPPGSLIQLQPGADIKQSILAVFDNTFVITSALQVLTAIVALTGILNAVMALLLERTREIGILRACGTLPGQVRGLLIHECFFYGLLSGIMAIPLGIALSWILIHVINQRTFGWTYDMILSPGILVQALVLSSAAALAAGIFPALAAGRIRISEALHME, encoded by the coding sequence ATGGTTAGCCGGGTACTGATCCGCATCAGCCTGCGCCACAGCCGGCGCCATCTGCTGCGGACCCTGCTGCTGATTTTCGGCATTGCCATGGGCGTGGCCGGGGTCGTGGCCATTGACATTGCAAAAACATCCGTGGAAAAATCCTTTGACCTTTCCACCACGGCCCTGGTGTCCCGGTCCACCCACCAGATTTTAGGCGCGGATCTGGACATCCCCCAGACCACCTTTACCATGATCCGGACCCGGCTGGGCATCCACGCATCCGCCCCCGTGATTTCCCGGCATGTGACGATCCCGGAACTGGAAGACCGGGTCCTCACGCTCATGGGGGTGGACCCGTTTTCAGAAACCCATTTCAGGACCCTGCCCCTGGCGTCGGAAAACCGGGACCTGTCCAATGTCATGACCGGATCATCCGGGGTGTTTCTCGCCCAAACCCTTGGCGACACATTCGGTCTGAAGATCGGCAGTCCTTTGACCATCTCCATGGGGGACCGGCAGATCACGGTCACCCTTGCCGGGTTTCTGGAAGGCCGGGACAAACGATCCAATTTAATTCTGGAAGGCCTGATGGTCACGGACATTTCCGTGGCCCAGGAAATTCTGGACATGAAAGAGAACATCACCCGCATCGATCTGATCCTGCCTTCCCGGGACACAGCCGCTGAGATTCGGAACCACCTGGAAAAAGGATTGTTTCTGGTTGAAACCGACCAGCAGAACCAGGCGGTGCGGAGTCTGTCCCGATCCTTTGAGAACAGTTTGACCGCATTTTCCATGCTGGCCCTGTTCATGGGCATTTTTCTGATTTACAACACCGTGTCTTTTTCCGTTTCCCGCCGCCACCGGCTCCATGCCATCCTCCGGGCTTTGGGCACCACCCGGAACGAGGTTTTTTTCACGGTCATGGCGGAAGTGATGCTGTATGCCGTGATCGGTGCCGTGTCCGGGGTGGTGCTGGGCATTCTGATGGGCACAGCCGCGGTCCAGGCCGTCACGGCCACGGTGTCGGAGATGTATTTCACCCTGACTGTGGGTCAGACCCAGATAACCGGTGCCACCCTTGCCAAGGGACTGGTGGCCGGTGTGCTGACCTCCCTGATTGCCGGTCTTTTCCCGGCCCTGGCCGCGGCCGGCACAAGGCCGGTGAGCCTGATGCACAAATCCGTGTCTGAATACCGGTTCCAGCGGATGATTCCCGGCCTGTTCATCCTGGGCCTGATCATTCTCACCGCCGCCGGATTATTGATGAAAGCGGGTCATGACCATGCCGGGTATGATTTTTCCGGCCTGTTCATGATTTTTTTCGGGGCCGCCCTTTTGACACCGCTGATCATCCGCATGCTGGTCCGGGCATTGCTGGCAGCCGGCTCCCGTGTGTTGGGGATCATGATAAAAATGGCGTTGAGAAACATCACCCGGTCTTTGCGCCAGACCAGCGTGCTCATGGCCTCACTCATGGTGGTCACTTCCGTCTATATCGGCATCGGGGTGATGACCGGCAGTTTCAGGCAATCCATTGTCCAGTGGGTGGACGACCACATCGGGGGCCATGTTCATGTGTCTTCGGCAGATGAACGAAACCCGTCCCTGGACCCGGCACTGGTGGAAAAAATAAAAAGTCTGCCGGAAGTGGCGGCTGTGTCCGCCTACAACATTCATCCTGTGTTTTCCCGGGCCGCAGGCAAGGTGCATCTGTTTTCCTATCAGTCGAATCAGTCCAAAAACCGCTGGTCCTGGACCGCGGCCCCGGAACCGGAACTGGACGCTCTGCTGGAAAAAGGATGGATTTTTGTATCGGAAATCTTTGCCCGGCAGCATCAGGTGGAGCCGGAACAAGGCGCGGCCGTGGTTCTGGAAACCCGCCAGGGGCCGGTATCTTTTCAGATCGCCGGCATTTTCCGGGATTTTTTCATGGGCGGGGGCCGGGTGGTGATGTCCCGGGAGACCATGGCCCGATTTTGGGGACATGATGACATCACGGCCATGCAGCTGTTTCTGGAAAACGAAATTTCCGTCAACCCCGTGATAAACACCATCAAACAGATGATTCCGCCGGGATCGCTGATCCAGCTGCAGCCCGGAGCAGATATCAAACAGAGCATCCTTGCGGTGTTTGACAACACCTTTGTCATCACGTCCGCCCTGCAGGTGCTCACGGCCATTGTGGCGTTGACGGGTATTTTAAATGCCGTCATGGCCCTGCTGCTGGAACGGACCCGGGAGATCGGCATTCTGAGGGCCTGCGGCACTTTGCCCGGCCAGGTCCGGGGCCTGCTGATCCATGAATGCTTTTTCTACGGCCTGCTCTCCGGGATCATGGCCATCCCCTTGGGCATTGCCTTGTCCTGGATCCTGATTCATGTGATCAACCAGCGAACCTTTGGATGGACCTATGACATGATTCTTTCACCCGGGATTCTGGTGCAGGCCCTGGTGCTGTCATCGGCAGCAGCCCTGGCCGCCGGCATCTTTCCGGCCCTGGCTGCCGGCCGGATCCGGATTTCCGAAGCCCTTCACATGGAGTAG
- a CDS encoding DUF2281 domain-containing protein, with amino-acid sequence MTVSQKIADHVRDLPEPEQIEVLDFIEYLETKARLRRSRDEAKEWSTLSLKSAMRGMEEEPSDYSMDDLKETF; translated from the coding sequence ATGACCGTTTCTCAAAAAATCGCAGATCATGTCCGGGATTTGCCGGAACCGGAACAAATTGAGGTACTGGATTTCATCGAGTATCTGGAGACAAAAGCCCGGTTGCGCAGGTCAAGGGACGAAGCAAAAGAGTGGTCGACTTTATCGCTGAAGAGTGCTATGCGGGGGATGGAGGAAGAGCCGAGTGACTACAGCATGGACGACCTGAAAGAGACCTTTTGA
- a CDS encoding lipocalin-like domain-containing protein, with amino-acid sequence MKHLSVIAIHMLVPVLLLMQALCFWGCTPEDSERIDIAQALSETRGTDCFDRVMAPRPLTFPEDAGPHDTFRTEWWYYTGNLTTDTGRHFGYQLTFFRQALSCDPVTGTSQWRTRQLYLAHLALTDSQNRRFYSTSRMNRESLGIAGSRSDPFTVWLDDWQVTDTGTGLAMEAAANDISLSFTLVQAKPPIFQGDGGFSPKGPGKGNASYYYSLPRLLTQGTIRMGNERFKVRGHSWFDHEWSTTVLGENIQGWDWFSAHLEDGRDLMVCRIRKADGTENGYSFGSISLADGTCVILSESDFTLTPTGHWKSPDTGTRYPVRWRIQIPDHDLDLHVTPVIDHQEHTHAFAYWEGAMRFTGNNVQGMGYLEMTGY; translated from the coding sequence ATGAAACATCTGTCCGTCATTGCCATACACATGCTTGTCCCCGTGCTGCTCCTGATGCAAGCCCTTTGTTTCTGGGGCTGCACCCCGGAGGACTCCGAACGTATCGATATTGCCCAGGCCCTGTCTGAAACCCGGGGCACGGACTGCTTTGACCGGGTCATGGCTCCCCGGCCCCTGACATTTCCCGAGGATGCCGGACCTCACGATACCTTCCGCACTGAATGGTGGTACTACACGGGCAACCTGACCACGGACACGGGCCGGCATTTCGGATATCAGCTCACGTTTTTCCGCCAGGCACTGTCGTGTGATCCCGTCACGGGCACGTCTCAATGGCGGACCCGGCAGCTGTACCTGGCCCATCTGGCGCTCACGGACTCCCAAAACCGGCGGTTTTACAGCACCTCCCGCATGAACCGGGAGAGCCTGGGCATTGCCGGCAGCCGGTCCGATCCCTTCACTGTCTGGCTGGACGACTGGCAGGTGACCGATACGGGGACCGGCTTGGCCATGGAAGCCGCAGCCAATGACATCTCCCTGTCTTTCACCCTGGTGCAGGCCAAGCCCCCCATTTTCCAGGGGGACGGGGGATTTTCCCCCAAAGGCCCGGGAAAAGGCAATGCTTCGTATTATTATTCCCTGCCCCGGCTTCTCACCCAGGGCACCATCCGCATGGGAAATGAGCGTTTTAAAGTCCGGGGCCATTCCTGGTTTGACCACGAATGGAGCACCACGGTGCTGGGAGAAAACATCCAGGGTTGGGACTGGTTTTCGGCTCACCTAGAAGACGGCCGGGATCTCATGGTGTGCCGGATCCGGAAAGCCGACGGCACTGAGAACGGATACAGCTTCGGCAGCATTTCACTGGCAGACGGCACCTGTGTGATCCTGTCGGAATCGGATTTCACCCTGACCCCGACAGGCCACTGGAAAAGCCCGGACACGGGCACGCGCTACCCGGTCCGATGGCGGATTCAGATCCCGGATCATGACCTGGACCTGCACGTGACCCCGGTGATCGACCACCAGGAGCATACCCATGCCTTTGCCTACTGGGAAGGGGCCATGCGCTTTACCGGAAACAATGTCCAGGGCATGGGATACCTGGAAATGACCGGTTATTGA
- a CDS encoding oxidoreductase: MTSQLFSPFTIKNKTAKNRIGVAPMTRMSAAGDSIPREDVLAFLKTRAENGAGMVYTEAIVTDYESAQGYPGQARILNQVQVDAWKNVTDAIQSHGAMSICQVFHCGRMAYEGINPANRVIAPSPVAPMQENPMTGMAYPVPEPMSRFDMDHVLNGFVETAKGVVAAGFDGLELHCAHGYLLSQFLSSYSNRRTDTYGGSMENRYRFIHDVIQAVKPVIPEDCLLLVRISNWGIADMDVSLFSDASEWQTMVQLFSREPIDAISVSTYDFSAPAFDMGRNMAQITRDVTDLPLLICGKIHDRKTAEEALKDADFVLSGKSMLLNPDWVADIEADRELPLYKSDEAGVAYTTTPLP, translated from the coding sequence ATGACATCTCAGTTATTTTCACCGTTCACGATCAAAAATAAAACAGCTAAAAACCGCATCGGCGTGGCACCCATGACAAGGATGTCTGCGGCCGGGGACAGCATTCCCAGGGAAGATGTGCTGGCATTTTTAAAAACCCGGGCAGAAAACGGGGCCGGCATGGTGTATACCGAAGCCATTGTCACGGATTATGAAAGCGCCCAGGGATATCCCGGCCAGGCCCGGATTTTAAATCAGGTCCAGGTGGATGCCTGGAAAAATGTAACGGATGCGATCCAAAGCCACGGGGCCATGTCCATCTGTCAGGTGTTTCACTGCGGGCGGATGGCCTATGAAGGAATCAATCCGGCCAACCGGGTGATTGCCCCGAGTCCCGTGGCCCCGATGCAGGAAAATCCCATGACGGGTATGGCTTATCCTGTGCCTGAACCCATGTCCCGGTTTGACATGGATCATGTGCTCAACGGGTTTGTGGAAACGGCCAAAGGGGTGGTGGCCGCCGGATTTGACGGCCTGGAACTGCATTGTGCCCATGGCTATCTGCTCAGTCAGTTTCTGTCTTCTTATTCCAACCGGCGAACGGATACTTACGGCGGGTCCATGGAAAACCGGTATCGTTTCATCCATGACGTGATTCAGGCGGTCAAACCGGTCATCCCCGAAGATTGCCTTCTGCTGGTGCGTATTTCCAACTGGGGCATTGCCGATATGGATGTGTCCCTGTTTTCAGACGCATCCGAGTGGCAGACCATGGTCCAATTATTTTCCCGGGAACCCATTGATGCCATTTCCGTTTCAACCTATGATTTTTCGGCACCCGCCTTTGATATGGGCCGGAATATGGCTCAGATCACCCGGGATGTCACGGATCTGCCGTTGCTGATCTGCGGAAAGATTCATGATCGTAAAACTGCGGAAGAGGCGCTGAAAGATGCGGATTTTGTCCTGTCCGGAAAATCCATGCTGCTGAATCCCGACTGGGTGGCGGATATTGAAGCAGATCGAGAACTGCCTTTGTATAAATCTGACGAAGCCGGCGTGGCATACACGACCACCCCGCTTCCCTGA
- a CDS encoding ABC transporter ATP-binding protein gives MDVQLLEIDKSFDDSGTRRTIFSRTSARFVSGSVCMIMGKSGVGKSSLLNLISGIDLPDQGKILVGNQCINTMTDTNRTLFRRRHIGFIYQFFNLIPVLTVLENVTLIAELDKTAQKTCLTRARALLEQVGLWDRAQDFPETLSGGEQQRVAIVRALVNDPDLVLADEPTGNLDQEAGRTIMEMISDLVRKQNKTLIMVTHSPDAAVWADQMFTVADLTLTPLKQTSSGQTHG, from the coding sequence GTGGACGTCCAACTGCTGGAAATTGATAAATCCTTTGATGACAGCGGCACCCGCAGAACCATCTTTTCCCGGACATCGGCCCGGTTTGTCTCGGGCAGCGTCTGCATGATCATGGGAAAAAGCGGGGTGGGCAAAAGCTCGCTTTTGAATCTGATATCCGGTATCGACCTGCCGGACCAGGGAAAAATTCTGGTGGGCAACCAGTGCATCAACACCATGACCGACACAAACAGAACTTTGTTCAGGCGACGGCACATCGGGTTCATCTACCAGTTTTTCAACCTGATTCCCGTGTTGACGGTCCTGGAGAATGTCACCCTGATCGCGGAGCTGGACAAAACAGCCCAAAAAACCTGCCTGACAAGGGCCCGGGCCCTGCTGGAACAGGTGGGACTCTGGGACCGGGCCCAAGATTTTCCTGAAACCCTGTCCGGCGGAGAGCAGCAGCGGGTCGCCATTGTCAGAGCCCTGGTGAATGATCCAGATCTGGTACTGGCGGACGAACCCACGGGCAACCTGGACCAGGAAGCCGGCCGGACCATCATGGAAATGATTTCAGATCTGGTGCGCAAACAGAACAAAACCCTGATCATGGTGACCCACAGCCCGGATGCCGCCGTCTGGGCCGACCAGATGTTTACCGTGGCCGATCTGACCCTGACTCCCTTGAAACAGACGTCTTCCGGACAAACCCATGGTTAG
- a CDS encoding type II toxin-antitoxin system PemK/MazF family toxin, with product MAEEGQVVLFRFPQTDQKEGKLRPALLLRQVPGCYNDWLVCMISSQTHQIFSATDELVSESDGDYKNSGLKRASVIRATRLAVVHQDMLEGAIGKLGKDRLTRIRINLANWIAGSQPEDAG from the coding sequence ATGGCTGAAGAAGGCCAGGTAGTCCTTTTCCGCTTTCCGCAGACCGACCAGAAAGAGGGCAAGTTGCGGCCGGCGCTGTTGTTGCGGCAAGTGCCCGGATGCTACAATGACTGGTTGGTCTGTATGATTTCTTCGCAGACTCACCAGATTTTTTCCGCGACAGATGAACTGGTTTCTGAATCCGATGGAGATTATAAGAACAGCGGCTTGAAGCGTGCCAGTGTTATACGGGCTACGCGGCTTGCCGTTGTCCATCAGGACATGCTGGAGGGGGCCATTGGAAAGCTGGGAAAGGATCGTCTCACGAGGATTCGTATTAATCTTGCCAACTGGATAGCGGGAAGCCAACCAGAGGATGCCGGCTGA
- a CDS encoding YbgA family protein — protein sequence MLSPIKIGISSCLMGNPVRYDGGHSHDRFLTQTLGLFCEYVPVCPEVECGMSTPRNSLRLEGDPDNPRLITRKTGEDHTQQMQTWIEKKLPDLEKENLCGFIFKSKSPSSGLYRIKVYGEGGKIKNNGVGLFARAFTQRFPRIPVEEAGRLNDPKLRENFIENIFTLQRWRRFLEDRPTLGKLVAFHTDNKLLILSHSQEIYREMGKRVAGGKQQDFNELLDTYEGLLLKALNLMTTLKKNINVLQHAMGFFKNDLTPSEKQELLTSFDHYRDGYVPLIVPLTLIKHYVLKYDHPWLKTQTYLNPHPFELKLRNYF from the coding sequence ATGTTGTCACCCATAAAAATCGGTATCAGCTCCTGCCTGATGGGCAACCCTGTCCGGTATGACGGGGGCCACAGCCATGACCGGTTTCTCACACAGACCCTGGGGCTGTTCTGCGAGTATGTGCCCGTGTGCCCGGAAGTGGAATGCGGCATGTCCACACCCCGAAATTCCCTGCGCCTGGAAGGGGATCCGGACAATCCCCGGCTGATCACAAGGAAAACCGGTGAGGACCACACGCAGCAGATGCAGACCTGGATCGAAAAAAAACTGCCGGACCTGGAAAAAGAAAACCTGTGCGGGTTCATTTTCAAGAGCAAATCCCCCAGCAGCGGGCTTTACCGGATCAAGGTGTATGGAGAAGGCGGCAAAATAAAAAACAACGGGGTCGGACTGTTTGCCCGGGCATTCACCCAGCGGTTTCCCCGGATTCCCGTGGAAGAGGCGGGCCGGCTCAATGACCCCAAACTGCGGGAAAATTTCATTGAAAACATCTTCACCCTCCAGCGATGGCGCCGGTTCCTGGAAGACCGCCCCACCCTGGGCAAACTGGTGGCCTTTCACACGGACAACAAGCTGCTGATCCTGTCCCACAGCCAGGAGATCTACCGGGAGATGGGCAAACGGGTGGCCGGCGGCAAACAGCAGGACTTCAATGAACTGCTGGATACCTATGAAGGACTGCTGCTCAAGGCCCTGAATCTGATGACCACCCTCAAAAAAAACATCAATGTGCTCCAGCATGCCATGGGGTTTTTCAAAAACGATCTGACCCCGTCGGAAAAACAGGAACTGCTGACCAGCTTTGACCACTACCGGGACGGGTATGTGCCTTTGATTGTCCCTTTGACTTTGATCAAACACTATGTATTGAAATATGACCATCCCTGGCTCAAAACCCAGACCTATCTCAATCCCCATCCGTTTGAACTGAAGCTGAGAAATTATTTTTGA
- a CDS encoding MBL fold metallo-hydrolase: MRSRKNKGGFPGRALVMSGLLLLAGGMFACTPKEKQTFTEALWEEQVAQTRISDLYAPHVAEDGRFFAPWMPMPDKSFLDVAWWKLTSSTSYTQEEQAFLPAVLPDTAERLAQTKGDFILWVGHNTFLVRVNDTYWLTDPMFSKRALVPARVTPPALTIEALTRLVPEVNILITHNHYDHLDRATMKQLPPDARVFVPLGLKRPVEKMNKTDVREMDWWEEQDLGAGVRLICLPVQHWSQRITQGRNKTLWASWLLITPDVTLYFGGDTGYFKGFEEFGRKFPGIDYAFMATTAYHPRWFMAYNHMNISEAVRGFEELGAKYFVPTQWGTFHLGDEPAGYPGLDLARYIAENQVDASRFKIMDIGQILAMD; this comes from the coding sequence ATGAGATCCAGGAAAAACAAGGGCGGGTTTCCGGGCCGGGCGCTGGTGATGTCCGGGTTGCTGCTGCTGGCAGGGGGGATGTTTGCCTGTACGCCCAAAGAGAAACAGACATTTACTGAAGCCTTGTGGGAAGAGCAGGTGGCCCAGACCCGGATATCGGATCTGTATGCCCCCCATGTGGCTGAGGACGGGCGGTTTTTCGCTCCCTGGATGCCCATGCCGGACAAGAGCTTCCTGGATGTGGCGTGGTGGAAACTCACGTCATCCACCTCGTACACGCAAGAGGAACAGGCGTTTCTGCCGGCCGTGCTGCCGGACACGGCAGAGCGCCTGGCACAGACAAAGGGCGATTTTATCCTCTGGGTCGGGCACAACACCTTTCTGGTGCGGGTCAATGATACATACTGGCTCACGGACCCGATGTTCTCTAAACGGGCCCTGGTGCCGGCCCGGGTCACGCCGCCGGCCCTGACCATTGAAGCGCTCACCCGCCTGGTGCCGGAAGTGAATATCCTGATCACCCACAACCACTACGATCATCTGGATCGGGCCACCATGAAGCAGCTGCCGCCGGATGCCCGGGTGTTTGTGCCCCTGGGGCTGAAACGTCCGGTGGAAAAGATGAACAAAACCGATGTCCGGGAAATGGACTGGTGGGAGGAGCAGGACCTGGGCGCCGGAGTGCGGCTGATCTGTCTGCCCGTCCAGCACTGGTCCCAGCGCATCACCCAGGGCAGAAACAAGACCCTGTGGGCGTCCTGGCTGCTGATCACCCCGGACGTCACCCTGTATTTCGGCGGAGATACGGGATATTTCAAGGGATTTGAAGAGTTCGGGCGAAAGTTCCCCGGCATCGACTATGCCTTCATGGCCACCACGGCCTATCATCCCCGGTGGTTCATGGCCTACAACCACATGAATATTTCTGAAGCAGTCCGGGGGTTTGAAGAACTGGGTGCGAAATATTTCGTTCCCACCCAGTGGGGGACGTTTCATTTAGGAGATGAGCCGGCCGGCTACCCCGGCCTGGACCTGGCCCGGTATATCGCGGAAAACCAGGTGGATGCTTCGCGGTTCAAGATCATGGATATCGGTCAGATTCTTGCCATGGATTGA
- a CDS encoding ferritin-like domain-containing protein translates to MEIEQYGDVIEKAIQSEIDARRFYEQVSDRIKDDYLKKVFAEFAAEEAKHEQILTDILNQKKVDPAYFDCDKDFHVSETIDMPKVSENMDLKNAIGLAMKNEEIAMKKYTGLAENCTDAGLKTIFLDLAAMERGHKHTMEEKFVDVAYPEVW, encoded by the coding sequence ATGGAGATTGAACAGTACGGCGACGTGATTGAAAAGGCGATACAAAGTGAGATCGATGCCAGACGGTTTTATGAACAGGTATCTGATCGCATCAAAGACGATTATCTCAAAAAAGTGTTTGCTGAATTTGCTGCAGAAGAAGCTAAACATGAGCAGATCCTGACCGATATTTTAAATCAGAAAAAAGTGGATCCCGCTTATTTTGACTGTGACAAAGATTTTCATGTGTCGGAAACCATTGACATGCCCAAAGTATCAGAAAATATGGATCTCAAGAATGCCATCGGCCTGGCCATGAAAAATGAGGAGATCGCCATGAAAAAATATACGGGCCTGGCGGAAAACTGCACGGATGCCGGGTTGAAAACAATTTTTCTGGATCTGGCAGCCATGGAAAGGGGACACAAACATACCATGGAGGAGAAATTTGTGGACGTGGCCTATCCGGAAGTGTGGTAG
- a CDS encoding GNAT family N-acetyltransferase: MTDDICIEWQVCGFEELTPGLLYELLKLRVDVFVVEQACAYPELDGKDQLADTRHLIGRVQDGSLAAYARILAPGVRFSDISFGRVVVAPLYRKKGLGHLLMKQILAAAGQLWPGCHITISAQTYLTAFYRSHGFVPVSDSYPEDGIDHIDMTHNPV, from the coding sequence ATGACAGATGACATCTGCATTGAATGGCAGGTCTGCGGTTTTGAGGAATTGACACCCGGGTTGCTTTATGAACTGCTCAAACTTCGGGTGGATGTGTTTGTGGTGGAGCAGGCCTGTGCATATCCGGAACTGGACGGCAAAGATCAGCTGGCAGACACCCGGCATCTCATCGGGCGGGTTCAGGACGGCAGCCTGGCAGCGTATGCCCGGATACTGGCACCGGGTGTCCGGTTTTCAGACATCAGTTTCGGCCGGGTGGTGGTGGCCCCTTTGTACCGGAAAAAAGGGCTGGGACACCTGTTGATGAAACAGATTCTGGCAGCGGCCGGTCAGCTCTGGCCGGGGTGTCACATCACCATTTCCGCCCAGACATATCTGACGGCATTTTACCGGTCCCACGGATTTGTTCCCGTGTCGGATTCCTATCCGGAAGATGGTATCGATCACATTGACATGACACACAATCCGGTTTAG